A region of Arabidopsis thaliana chromosome 5, partial sequence DNA encodes the following proteins:
- a CDS encoding alpha/beta-Hydrolases superfamily protein (alpha/beta-Hydrolases superfamily protein; FUNCTIONS IN: molecular_function unknown; INVOLVED IN: biological_process unknown; LOCATED IN: endomembrane system; EXPRESSED IN: 19 plant structures; EXPRESSED DURING: 11 growth stages; CONTAINS InterPro DOMAIN/s: Alpha/beta hydrolase fold-1 (InterPro:IPR000073); BEST Arabidopsis thaliana protein match is: alpha/beta-Hydrolases superfamily protein (TAIR:AT3G01690.1); Has 3850 Blast hits to 3837 proteins in 836 species: Archae - 3; Bacteria - 1334; Metazoa - 667; Fungi - 199; Plants - 290; Viruses - 6; Other Eukaryotes - 1351 (source: NCBI BLink).), whose product MGGVTSSVAAKFAFFPPSPSSYKLVYDELTGLLLMNPFPHRENVEILKLPTRRGTEIVAMYVRHPMATSTLLYSHGNAADLGQMYELFIELSIHLKVNLMGYDYSGYGQSTGKPSEHHTYADIEAAYKCLEETYGAKQEDIILYGQSVGSGPTLDLAARLPQLRAAVLHSPILSGLRVMYPVKKTYWFDIFKNIDKIPLVNCPVLVIHGTCDEVVDCSHGKQLWELSKEKYEPLWLEGGNHCDLEHYPEYIKHLKKFITTVERDLSSRASTAQLEKQSSDLEMPRQSVDRREKPRQSVDKREKEKPPKGPSKKSKLRITFEQHLDRTRRSVDFHEKARKSVDHHQHHQNHHQIERGRKSVDRLDRVRSE is encoded by the exons atgggagGTGTGACGTCATCAGTTGCGGCGAAGTTCGCTTTCTTCCCGCCGAGTCCGTCGTCTTACAAGCTGGTTTACGATGAACTGACCGGACTTCTTCTGATGAACCCATTTCCTCACCGTGAAAACGTTGAAATCCTTAAGCTTCCGACACGTAGAGGAACAGAGATCGTGGCTATGTACGTCAGACATCCGATGGCTACCTCTACTCTGCTTTATTCCCATGGAAACGCCGCCGATCTGGGCCAGATGTATGAGCTCTTCATCGAATTGAGCATCCATCTTAAGGTTAATCTCATGGG GTACGATTACTCCGGGTATGGACAATCTACTGGAAAG CCAAGTGAGCACCATACATATGCTGATATCGAAGCTGCTTATAAATGTCTTGAGGAAACCTATGGAGCAAAACAGGAAGACATAATCCTTTATGGCCAATCCGTTGGAAGTGGACCTACATTAGATCTTGCTGCTCGGTTGCCTCAATTAAGAGCTGCTGTTCTCCATAGCCCGATTCTTTCTGGTCTAAGAGTAATGTATCCAGTGAAGAAGACATACTGGTTCGACATCTTCAAG AATATCGACAAAATACCTCTTGTGAATTGCCCGGTTCTCGTCATTCAC GGAACTTGTGATGAAGTTGTTGACTGTTCTCATGGAAAACAACTATGGGAACTCTCTAAAGAGAAATATGAACCGCTTTGGCTCGAAGGCGGTAACCACTGTGATCTAGAACACTATCCTGAATACATTAAACACCTTAAGAAGTTCATCACAACCGTAGAGAGAGATCTCTCCTCGAGGGCGAGCACGGCCCAATTAGAGAAACAGAGCAGCGATTTGGAAATGCCGAGGCAGAGCGTAGATAGAAGAGAGAAGCCGAGGCAAAGCGTTGATAAaagggagaaagagaaacctCCAAAGGGTCCTTCAAAGAAGAGTAAGCTGAGAATCACGTTCGAGCAGCACTTAGATCGGACTAGGAGAAGCGTTGACTTCCACGAAAAGGCAAGGAAGAGCGTTGACcatcatcagcatcatcagaatcatcatcagattGAGAGAGGAAGGAAGAGTGTTGATAGATTGGATAGAGTACGGTCTGAGTAA
- the AGP6 gene encoding arabinogalactan protein 6 (arabinogalactan protein 6 (AGP6); BEST Arabidopsis thaliana protein match is: arabinogalactan protein 11 (TAIR:AT3G01700.1); Has 37567 Blast hits to 16356 proteins in 1290 species: Archae - 94; Bacteria - 9504; Metazoa - 8118; Fungi - 4708; Plants - 3313; Viruses - 1498; Other Eukaryotes - 10332 (source: NCBI BLink).) yields MARQFVVLVLLTLTIATAFAADAPSASPKKSPSPTAAPTKAPTATTKAPSAPTKAPAAAPKSSSASSPKASSPAAEGPVPEDDYSASSPSDSAEAPTVSSPPAPTPDSTSAADGPSDGPTAESPKSGAVTTAKFSVVGTVATVGFFFFSF; encoded by the coding sequence atggcacGTCAATTTGTCGTTTTGGTTCTATTGACTTTAACTATCGCCACCGCTTTCGCCGCCGACGCTCCCTCAGCTTCTCCCAAAAAATCTCCATCACCCACTGCCGCACCAACCAAGGCTCCGACTGCCACAACCAAGGCTCCTTCAGCTCCAACCAAGGCTCCAGCCGCCGCACCTAAATCATCTTCGGCCTCTTCTCCAAAAGCATCTTCTCCGGCTGCCGAAGGACCCGTCCCCGAGGATGACTACTCTGCCTCTAGTCCTAGCGACTCTGCTGAGGCACCTACCGTCTCCTCCCCACCGGCTCCCACCCCCGACAGCACTTCCGCCGCTGATGGACCAAGCGATGGACCCACTGCAGAGTCACCCAAGAGTGGTGCCGTGACAACTGCTAAGTTCTCTGTTGTCGGCACAGTCGCCACCGtcggcttcttcttcttttctttctaa
- the CYP724A1 gene encoding cytochrome P450, family 724, subfamily A, polypeptide 1 codes for MGWPFIGETISFFKPHRSDSIGTFLQQRVSRYGKVFKSNICGGKAVVSCDQELNMFILQNEGKLFTSDYPKAMHDILGKYSLLLATGEIHRKLKNVIISFINLTKSKPDFLHCAENLSISILKSWKNCREVEFHKEVKIFTLSVMVNQLLSIKPEDPARLYVLQDFLSYMKGFISLPIPLPGTGYTNAIKARKRLSARVMGMIKEREREEEDMNNAIREEDFLDSIISNEDLNYEEKVSIVLDILLGGFETSATTLSLVVYFLAKSPNLLHKLKEEHAAIRAKKGDGELLNWEDYQKMEFTQCVISEALRCEYVIPKGWKVFPIFTAVHLDPSLHENPFEFNPMRWTDKAKMNKKTTAFGGGVRVCPGGELGKLQIAFFLHHLVLSYRWKIKSDEMPIAHPYVEFKRGMLLEIEPTKFLED; via the exons ATGGGATGGCCTTTCATTGGAGAAActatttctttcttcaaacCTCATAGATCAGACTCCATCGGTACATTCTTGCAACAACGTGTTTCACG GTATGGAAAAGTGTTCAAGTCAAATATATGTGGTGGAAAAGCAGTAGTCTCATGTGACCAAGAACTCAACATGTTCATACTTCAAAACGAAGGGAAGTTGTTTACATCGGATTATCCAAAAGCGATGCATGACATTCTCGGCAAATATTCCCTTCTATTAGCCACCGGAGAAATTCACAGGAAactaaaaaatgttattattagCTTCATCAATCTCACAAAGTCGAAACCTGACTTTCTTCACTGCGCAGAGAACCTCTCTATCTCGATACTAAAGTCATGGAAAAATTGCCGAGAAGTCGAATTCCATAAAGAagttaaaata TTTACTCTCAGTGTTATGGTAAACCAACTCTTGAGCATCAAGCCAGAAGACCCAGCAAGACTTTATGTATTGCAAGATTTTTTATCTTATATGAAAGGGTTTATCTCCTTACCAATACCGCTTCCAGGAACGGGTTATACAAACGCAATTAAG GCTAGGAAGAGATTGTCGGCGAGGGTTATGGGGatgataaaagaaagagagcgcgaagaagaagacatgaatAATGcaataagagaagaagattttctgGATTCGATAATTTCGAATGAAGATCTAAATTATGAAGAGAAAGTTAGCATTGTGTTGGACATTTTGCTTGGAGGCTTTGAGACAAGTGCTACTACTCTTTCCTTAGTCGTCTATTTTCTAGCAAAATCTCcaaatcttcttcacaaacTCAAG GAAGAACATGCAGCCATTAGAGCCAAGAAAGGGGATGGGGAACTTTTGAATTGGGAAGATTATCAGAAGATGGAATTCACTCAATGT GTGATTTCTGAGGCACTACGATGTG AATATGTGATTCCAAAGGGGTGGAAGGTGTTTCCAATCTTCACAGCAGTACATCTTGATCCCTCTCTTCATGAAAATCCTTTTGAATTTAATCCCATGAGATGGACC gATAAGGCTAAGATGAACAAGAAAACGACGGCGTTTGGAGGAGGAGTAAGGGTATGTCCTGGTGGTGAACTTGGCAAGCTCCAAATTGCTTTCTTCCTTCATCATCTTGTCCTCTCCTATAG GTGGAAAATAAAGTCAGATGAAATGCCAATCGCGCACCCTTACGTGGAGTTTAAGAGAGGCATGCTTTTGGAGATAGAGCCAACAAAATTCCTTGAAGATTAG
- a CDS encoding uncharacterized protein (unknown protein; Has 23 Blast hits to 23 proteins in 9 species: Archae - 0; Bacteria - 0; Metazoa - 0; Fungi - 0; Plants - 23; Viruses - 0; Other Eukaryotes - 0 (source: NCBI BLink).): MDSSPKITNLPYKRLSLEDDVFGETTRRRSSFYSYRFKRVVSLGGRRRIRVRVKIRRLRGFVRKKANRVKTGILKILKRLKESQSHFGDLFAGNYLFMQVNPSSLNAKYVFDKSFQGQNGNFPSRLSLPRVLM, encoded by the exons ATGGATTCCTCTCCCAAAATCACTAATCTCCCTTACAAGAGGCTTTCTCTAGAAGATGATGTCTTCGGcgaaacaacaagaagaagatcgtcATTCTATTCTTACAg GTTCAAGCGAGTGGTGTCATTGGGAGGAAGGAGGAGGATTAGGGTTAGAGTTAAGATCCGAAGACTTAGAGGATTTGTGAGGAAGAAAGCGAATAGGGTAAAAActggaattttaaaaatattgaagagGTTGAAGGAGAGTCAATCACACTTTGGTGATCTCTTTGCCGGTAATTACCTTTTCATGCAAGTTAatccttcttctcttaacGCTAAGTATGTCTTCGACAAATCTTTTCAAGGCCAAAATGGTAACTTCCCCTCTAGATTATCTCTTCCTAGAGTTCTTATGTAA
- a CDS encoding Ubiquitin-like superfamily protein (Ubiquitin-like superfamily protein; CONTAINS InterPro DOMAIN/s: Ubiquitin (InterPro:IPR000626), Ubiquitin supergroup (InterPro:IPR019955); BEST Arabidopsis thaliana protein match is: Ubiquitin-like superfamily protein (TAIR:AT5G40630.1); Has 222 Blast hits to 222 proteins in 21 species: Archae - 0; Bacteria - 0; Metazoa - 4; Fungi - 6; Plants - 210; Viruses - 0; Other Eukaryotes - 2 (source: NCBI BLink).), whose translation MMKFKTKRFGIRFGFGKRINNKGTQQDQQQKGVGNNNNNSSCSNCEIKWELRPGGMLVQKRQESIGEDLISIRVSTFAHFHDLSIEATSTFGELKMVLSLLTGLEPKQQRLVFKGKEREDHEYLHMVGVGDKDKVLLLEDPGFKDKKLLDLNSISTTCPTIIV comes from the exons aTGATGAAGTTTAAGACCAAGAGGTTTGGGATTAGATTTGGATTTGGTaaaagaatcaacaacaaagGCACACAACAAGATCAACAACAAAAGGGAGttggtaacaacaacaacaatagtaGCTGCAGCAACTGTGAGATCAAATGGGAACTTAGGCCAGGAGGCATGCTTGTTCAAAAAAGACAAGAGAGTATTGGTGAAGACTTGATCTCCATTAGAGTCTCTACTTTTGCTCATTTTCATGATCTTTCCATTGAAGCCACCTCCACTTTTG GAGAACTTAAGATGGTATTATCATTGCTTACCGGTTTAGAGCCAAAACAACAAAGGCTAGTATTCaaagggaaagaaagagaggatcATGAATATCTACACATGGTTGGTGTTGGGGATAAAGACAAAGTGTTGTTGTTAGAAGATCCTGGCTTCAAAGATAAAAAGCTTCTTGATCTTAACAGCATTTCCACTACTTGTCCGACTATAATCgtataa
- the CYP724A1 gene encoding cytochrome P450, family 724, subfamily A, polypeptide 1 produces MGWPFIGETISFFKPHRSDSIGTFLQQRVSRYGKVFKSNICGGKAVVSCDQELNMFILQNEGKLFTSDYPKAMHDILGKYSLLLATGEIHRKLKNVIISFINLTKSKPDFLHCAENLSISILKSWKNCREVEFHKEVKIFTLSVMVNQLLSIKPEDPARLYVLQDFLSYMKGFISLPIPLPGTGYTNAIKARKRLSARVMGMIKEREREEEDMNNAIREEDFLDSIISNEDLNYEEKVSIVLDILLGGFETSATTLSLVVYFLAKSPNLLHKLKEEHAAIRAKKGDGELLNWEDYQKMEFTQCVISEALRCGNIVKTVHRKATHDIKFNG; encoded by the exons ATGGGATGGCCTTTCATTGGAGAAActatttctttcttcaaacCTCATAGATCAGACTCCATCGGTACATTCTTGCAACAACGTGTTTCACG GTATGGAAAAGTGTTCAAGTCAAATATATGTGGTGGAAAAGCAGTAGTCTCATGTGACCAAGAACTCAACATGTTCATACTTCAAAACGAAGGGAAGTTGTTTACATCGGATTATCCAAAAGCGATGCATGACATTCTCGGCAAATATTCCCTTCTATTAGCCACCGGAGAAATTCACAGGAAactaaaaaatgttattattagCTTCATCAATCTCACAAAGTCGAAACCTGACTTTCTTCACTGCGCAGAGAACCTCTCTATCTCGATACTAAAGTCATGGAAAAATTGCCGAGAAGTCGAATTCCATAAAGAagttaaaata TTTACTCTCAGTGTTATGGTAAACCAACTCTTGAGCATCAAGCCAGAAGACCCAGCAAGACTTTATGTATTGCAAGATTTTTTATCTTATATGAAAGGGTTTATCTCCTTACCAATACCGCTTCCAGGAACGGGTTATACAAACGCAATTAAG GCTAGGAAGAGATTGTCGGCGAGGGTTATGGGGatgataaaagaaagagagcgcgaagaagaagacatgaatAATGcaataagagaagaagattttctgGATTCGATAATTTCGAATGAAGATCTAAATTATGAAGAGAAAGTTAGCATTGTGTTGGACATTTTGCTTGGAGGCTTTGAGACAAGTGCTACTACTCTTTCCTTAGTCGTCTATTTTCTAGCAAAATCTCcaaatcttcttcacaaacTCAAG GAAGAACATGCAGCCATTAGAGCCAAGAAAGGGGATGGGGAACTTTTGAATTGGGAAGATTATCAGAAGATGGAATTCACTCAATGT GTGATTTCTGAGGCACTACGATGTGGTAATATCGTCAAGACTGTACATAGAAAAGCTACTCATGATATTAAATTCAACGGTTAA
- a CDS encoding CCT motif family protein (CCT motif family protein; LOCATED IN: chloroplast; EXPRESSED IN: 21 plant structures; EXPRESSED DURING: 13 growth stages; CONTAINS InterPro DOMAIN/s: CCT domain (InterPro:IPR010402); BEST Arabidopsis thaliana protein match is: CCT motif family protein (TAIR:AT4G25990.1); Has 30201 Blast hits to 17322 proteins in 780 species: Archae - 12; Bacteria - 1396; Metazoa - 17338; Fungi - 3422; Plants - 5037; Viruses - 0; Other Eukaryotes - 2996 (source: NCBI BLink).), which translates to MCSNKASPVVGEEKQSTRSSKRIKKRKNREATTTMEDKSSSNLDASRKIRTKTKKPKFLSLKLELNTSHEINENPRSKKSKKKNNNKKQSKKKEPDTTPFKEKKRAETTTTLGGGEKEEEQYDTVAAYLFNSATDSTISSIHDLLPSSAATDVDCGGERNNLSPYDRQDHGSSSSSLLRTAMRKGASEEEETTEERWVSYSEVVEEVMSRSGTPRCCGGGDGNDGRPSLALKLDYEQIMEAWSDKGTLYVDGEPPQTVPDLHASADGFNDGGEAGNLWAVPEMETTERLWRGHREASLLRYKEKRQNRLFSKRIRYQVRKLNAEKRPRVKGRFVKREDS; encoded by the exons ATGTGTAGCAACAAAGCAAGTCCGGTCGtcggagaagaaaaacagagtacgAGATCATCGAAGAGgatcaagaagagaaaaaacagagaagctaCCACCACCATGGAGGATAAGTCTTCTTCCAATCTTGACGCGTCTCGTAAGATCagaacaaaaacgaaaaaacccaaatttcTCAGTCTCAAGCTCGAGCTCAACACTTCTCACGAGATCAACGAGAATCCCAGAAGcaagaagagcaagaagaagaacaacaacaaaaaacagagcaagaagaaagaaccGGATACGACGCCGtttaaggagaagaagagagcagaGACTACTACTACACTGGGGggaggagagaaagaagaagagcaataCGACACCGTTGCAGCTTACCTCTTCAATTCCGCCACCGACAGTACAATTTCTTCGATCCACGATCTCCTCCCTTCCTCCGCGGCCACCGATGTAGATTGCGGCGGAGAAAGGAATAATCTTTCTCCGTATGATCGTCAAGACCACGGATCGTCGTCGTCTTCCCTTCTAAGGACGGCGATGAGGAAAGGAGCGAGCGAGGAGGAGGAGACGACGGAGGAGCGGTGGGTGAGTTATTCAGAGGTTGTGGAGGAAGTGATGAGTCGGAGCGGGACTCCACGTTGTTGCGGCGGAGGCGATGGAAACGATGGCCGGCCTTCGTTGGCTCTGAAGCTTGATTATGAGCAGATCATGGAGGCTTGGTCGGATAAAGGTACGCTTTATGTCGACGGAGAACCGCCGCAGACAGTGCCGGACTTGCATGCTTCCGCTGAT GGGTTTAATGACGGCGGAGAGGCGGGGAATTTATGGGCAGTGCCGGAGATGGAAACGACGGAGAGGTTATGGAGAGGGCATAGAGAAGCCAGCTTGCTCCGGTATAAAGAGAAACGGCAAAACCGTCTTTTCTCTAAGCGGATTCGATATCAAGTTCGTAAACTCAATGCCGAGAAACGTCCTCGTGTTAAA ggCCGGTTTGTAAAAAGAGAGGATTCATAA
- the CYP724A1 gene encoding cytochrome P450, family 724, subfamily A, polypeptide 1 (''cytochrome P450, family 724, subfamily A, polypeptide 1'' (CYP724A1); FUNCTIONS IN: electron carrier activity, monooxygenase activity, iron ion binding, oxygen binding, heme binding; INVOLVED IN: oxidation reduction; LOCATED IN: cellular_component unknown; CONTAINS InterPro DOMAIN/s: Cytochrome P450 (InterPro:IPR001128), Cytochrome P450, E-class, group I (InterPro:IPR002401), Cytochrome P450, conserved site (InterPro:IPR017972); BEST Arabidopsis thaliana protein match is: Cytochrome P450 superfamily protein (TAIR:AT3G50660.1); Has 22938 Blast hits to 22894 proteins in 1383 species: Archae - 43; Bacteria - 3025; Metazoa - 8566; Fungi - 3762; Plants - 6637; Viruses - 3; Other Eukaryotes - 902 (source: NCBI BLink).) — MFILQNEGKLFTSDYPKAMHDILGKYSLLLATGEIHRKLKNVIISFINLTKSKPDFLHCAENLSISILKSWKNCREVEFHKEVKIFTLSVMVNQLLSIKPEDPARLYVLQDFLSYMKGFISLPIPLPGTGYTNAIKARKRLSARVMGMIKEREREEEDMNNAIREEDFLDSIISNEDLNYEEKVSIVLDILLGGFETSATTLSLVVYFLAKSPNLLHKLKEEHAAIRAKKGDGELLNWEDYQKMEFTQCVISEALRCEYVIPKGWKVFPIFTAVHLDPSLHENPFEFNPMRWTDKAKMNKKTTAFGGGVRVCPGGELGKLQIAFFLHHLVLSYRWKIKSDEMPIAHPYVEFKRGMLLEIEPTKFLED, encoded by the exons ATGTTCATACTTCAAAACGAAGGGAAGTTGTTTACATCGGATTATCCAAAAGCGATGCATGACATTCTCGGCAAATATTCCCTTCTATTAGCCACCGGAGAAATTCACAGGAAactaaaaaatgttattattagCTTCATCAATCTCACAAAGTCGAAACCTGACTTTCTTCACTGCGCAGAGAACCTCTCTATCTCGATACTAAAGTCATGGAAAAATTGCCGAGAAGTCGAATTCCATAAAGAagttaaaata TTTACTCTCAGTGTTATGGTAAACCAACTCTTGAGCATCAAGCCAGAAGACCCAGCAAGACTTTATGTATTGCAAGATTTTTTATCTTATATGAAAGGGTTTATCTCCTTACCAATACCGCTTCCAGGAACGGGTTATACAAACGCAATTAAG GCTAGGAAGAGATTGTCGGCGAGGGTTATGGGGatgataaaagaaagagagcgcgaagaagaagacatgaatAATGcaataagagaagaagattttctgGATTCGATAATTTCGAATGAAGATCTAAATTATGAAGAGAAAGTTAGCATTGTGTTGGACATTTTGCTTGGAGGCTTTGAGACAAGTGCTACTACTCTTTCCTTAGTCGTCTATTTTCTAGCAAAATCTCcaaatcttcttcacaaacTCAAG GAAGAACATGCAGCCATTAGAGCCAAGAAAGGGGATGGGGAACTTTTGAATTGGGAAGATTATCAGAAGATGGAATTCACTCAATGT GTGATTTCTGAGGCACTACGATGTG AATATGTGATTCCAAAGGGGTGGAAGGTGTTTCCAATCTTCACAGCAGTACATCTTGATCCCTCTCTTCATGAAAATCCTTTTGAATTTAATCCCATGAGATGGACC gATAAGGCTAAGATGAACAAGAAAACGACGGCGTTTGGAGGAGGAGTAAGGGTATGTCCTGGTGGTGAACTTGGCAAGCTCCAAATTGCTTTCTTCCTTCATCATCTTGTCCTCTCCTATAG GTGGAAAATAAAGTCAGATGAAATGCCAATCGCGCACCCTTACGTGGAGTTTAAGAGAGGCATGCTTTTGGAGATAGAGCCAACAAAATTCCTTGAAGATTAG
- the CYP724A1 gene encoding cytochrome P450, family 724, subfamily A, polypeptide 1, with the protein MGWPFIGETISFFKPHRSDSIGTFLQQRVSRYGKVFKSNICGGKAVVSCDQELNMFILQNEGKLFTSDYPKAMHDILGKYSLLLATGEIHRKLKNVIISFINLTKSKPDFLHCAENLSISILKSWKNCREVEFHKEVKIFTLSVMVNQLLSIKPEDPARLYVLQDFLSYMKGFISLPIPLPGTGYTNAIKARKRLSARVMGMIKEREREEEDMNNAIREEDFLDSIISNEDLNYEEKVSIVLDILLGGFETSATTLSLVVYFLAKSPNLLHKLKEEHAAIRAKKGDGELLNWEDYQKMEFTQCVISEALRCEYVIPKGWKVFPIFTAVHLDPSLHENPFEFNPMRWTDKAKMNKKTTAFGGGVRVCPGGELGKLQIAFFLHHLVLSYRFV; encoded by the exons ATGGGATGGCCTTTCATTGGAGAAActatttctttcttcaaacCTCATAGATCAGACTCCATCGGTACATTCTTGCAACAACGTGTTTCACG GTATGGAAAAGTGTTCAAGTCAAATATATGTGGTGGAAAAGCAGTAGTCTCATGTGACCAAGAACTCAACATGTTCATACTTCAAAACGAAGGGAAGTTGTTTACATCGGATTATCCAAAAGCGATGCATGACATTCTCGGCAAATATTCCCTTCTATTAGCCACCGGAGAAATTCACAGGAAactaaaaaatgttattattagCTTCATCAATCTCACAAAGTCGAAACCTGACTTTCTTCACTGCGCAGAGAACCTCTCTATCTCGATACTAAAGTCATGGAAAAATTGCCGAGAAGTCGAATTCCATAAAGAagttaaaata TTTACTCTCAGTGTTATGGTAAACCAACTCTTGAGCATCAAGCCAGAAGACCCAGCAAGACTTTATGTATTGCAAGATTTTTTATCTTATATGAAAGGGTTTATCTCCTTACCAATACCGCTTCCAGGAACGGGTTATACAAACGCAATTAAG GCTAGGAAGAGATTGTCGGCGAGGGTTATGGGGatgataaaagaaagagagcgcgaagaagaagacatgaatAATGcaataagagaagaagattttctgGATTCGATAATTTCGAATGAAGATCTAAATTATGAAGAGAAAGTTAGCATTGTGTTGGACATTTTGCTTGGAGGCTTTGAGACAAGTGCTACTACTCTTTCCTTAGTCGTCTATTTTCTAGCAAAATCTCcaaatcttcttcacaaacTCAAG GAAGAACATGCAGCCATTAGAGCCAAGAAAGGGGATGGGGAACTTTTGAATTGGGAAGATTATCAGAAGATGGAATTCACTCAATGT GTGATTTCTGAGGCACTACGATGTG AATATGTGATTCCAAAGGGGTGGAAGGTGTTTCCAATCTTCACAGCAGTACATCTTGATCCCTCTCTTCATGAAAATCCTTTTGAATTTAATCCCATGAGATGGACC gATAAGGCTAAGATGAACAAGAAAACGACGGCGTTTGGAGGAGGAGTAAGGGTATGTCCTGGTGGTGAACTTGGCAAGCTCCAAATTGCTTTCTTCCTTCATCATCTTGTCCTCTCCTATAGGTTTGTCTAA